The DNA segment TACGGGGCAAGAGGTTGCTTGGCCTTCGtggggaagaaggttgGGGTTGGAGGCAGTGCGTGCGAGCTGTGTGGGCGCACAAGGAGCAGCAGGATGGGGTCGCATTTGTTATGGAGAAGATTGTACGTGGGCTTTTACTGATTGTTAGACATAGCTTTCAAGTTTGTAATacctttcctttttccttctcaaAATGTACACTATCAGAATCTCCTCTGTGTCGCATCAGTTATCTATGCATTTGTATTGTTACGGATTATAATGGCGAGGTGAACAACAAGACCATCAGACATGGACAACAAGAGGCACAAGGCCTCAATCACCCAATATCATActtttttccttctttcttcaaTCTGCTGGCGGTGTTCTTCAACTTTCATCAAGCTATCCATTATATAATACTCATCAGCCATCTTGTCTCCTTCTCAGTATAAGGATTGGGAGAAAAATGAACTCACCGCCATTCACAGCCATCTTCAAATTCACAATACGCACATCTCTTTGCTTCATGTATCTCTACACCTTTTGGCGGCCGCTCCCCCATCCAGAATTGCAAGACACTCTCAAGGTGGTTCGCCAAGAACTTTGGAGAGTGGGAAAATGCAGTACGGCCAATAATAGATCCCGCCAAAAGACCGCCTTCACTCTTCGCTTTTGTCCTTGTTTCTTCTTGCGAGGTAGGAGAGGAGAGCTGTGGGGTATGGACATTGTTGGACCCTTTTGATGGTGTAGAAGGGGCAAGCGGGCTTTGAAAAATAAAGGACTCTGGATTTGAAGGTGTTCGTGTGGGGAGGACTTTGAACGCTGGGGTGATAGGGCTGGTGTTAGCAGCTTTCTCGGGAACGACATCAACGCTTCCGGATAAAAATCTTTCACCACTAGCATGCTCTTCACCCAGTCCATTTCCAATAGCGTGAGCGTAAAACTCATCCTCAGTTGAAGTCCAAtgctcttcatcttcatgAGCAGTACTTTCGGCTCTGTCATTTTTATGCCTTTTGGACACTGATGTTGGGCTAGCATGGAGCACTGGTAATGTGTAGCTGGGTGTGAGAATGGGGGTGGTGAGATAAGGTGTGATCGGTGCAGCGTCTGGGTTGATGCTCAGACTTTCGGCGATTGCCAGCTGGATAAGACGCTGTTCTTCTGCTGTTTCCAGTGGTCCATGAGTTCTGTTCGGTGACGTTTCCTCCCTTTGAGGTTCTACATTCAATGAATCTTCCTGTTCATTTGTCGATTCACGATCGGAACCTCTTTTCCGCCGCTTGCGAGCTTCCCTTCTATtccccctcttcttccctcctgCCCATCTGTATACCAACTCAAGCTTATCTTCGGTCCTCCCTAGATTTTCCcattcttctcctttttctcgTACACCACTGAGCTTGCTCTCTCTACTATAACCCAAGCCAAGGTCCTCGACATATTTTTCCCATACGTGGACAAAGTCTTGAAGGCATAATGCCTTGTTCGCACCATGCCTCAACTTGTTGCCTTTGATAACGATCCGGCTCTCCTTAAAAAATTGCTCAGAGAATGGTTCAGTTGGAGAGAGTGATAGATGGTCGAAAAGCTTCTTCCAAGCAAAGGGCTCTGAGGTCCGTGATGGTAAGATCGATAATGGGTCATGTAACGGTTGCTGGTCAGTAGAAGGTGTAGAAGATTGATATGGTGCAAGCAAGATTGCGTCCAGCATCTCCTTGTACATCATAACTTGTACTTTCCCCGCTTTCGTATCCTCCTCTCTTGGCACCGATAACACGGAGCGTGTCTTGGAGTCGGAAATGTACAGCTTGTGGGTACGAGGTTTAGATTGTTGCGATAGTGAGGTTAATGGCGAGTCTACTGAAGGAATTTGGCCTGCGACCTGAGTAGGTTTTGTTGAGGTGAAAAAGTTGACAAGGGACGTCTGGCGAGAGGTATCAGTGGGGGATTTGGATGGGTTAATGGATTTTGAGGCTTTCAATTTGGGAGGCTCGATGGGAGAACGGACAATTTCGTCCTTATTTTTTGTCAGACTTCAAACAGAACTTGAACATCTACAGCATGCCTACAATGATTCCAAGGACCATGATCTCGTTGACAAATCCCACGACTGGCATTTCCCGACATTTGCCGATGGTCAAGAGAGCCTCAACAGCAGATAATATATTGAGAAACCTTGCAAGGTCATGATAAATCAAACACACTCTGACTGAACATGGTGTCGACTCACCTCAGGCCCCACACATCTTCCCGAGTAGTAGTACTGATAACGACCTCATCAGGATGTATTTCCCTTTCCAATCGCTTGTGTACTTTCTGTCGCACTACTATGAGCTTCCTAACAGCATAGGCAAAGAAAGTACGCTTACTCGGCCGCGATTCATTATCCGCTCGCCACCTTCCCTTATTCCTTTATCAACAGCAATCTGCTTTCCAGATGTCGTGGTGATTACGTCGGGTCTCTCAGCCAGAGGTAAGAAAGGTAGAGTCCGTAACCGACTATTCATAACCACTTCAGCTCACACAGTTGGTTCGTTGTGCAGACATCAAACGTACTAGTCATACTATAAAAAGGCGATCAGCCGACATTCTCTCATATGACCAATAAGGTGAATCACCTGCGTTTCACACCACACTGGCGCAGCCAGATCAGTTACATTAAAGAAGCCTCGTTTCCTAAACTGAAAGAATGGGGCAAGATAAATTTCCGCTTCTCCGTCCTTCTTCAATTCTTGCGACTGAATTTGCTCCGCGTCGTTGGCGAATACTAAGGGCGTTATTATACTTTGAGAGTGTAGAGGGCTGCCTTCAACTTGGTCTGGgacaatgtcttcaatGTCTCCTACTATAAATGGGGGACTTGACGGCTTCAACACAGCCCTGCCATCCACATGTCTCATTGAGCTCTCAGATTGAGCTCTATATCGACGCTCGGCCTCATCCATTGCCTTCCCCAGTTCCTCGCCATCAAAGTCTTCCTCAATTTCGAATTCGTCATAGCTGTTTATGAAGCTACTTCGGGCCGGAGGCAAGGGGCCTGTGACCCCAGGGCTGTTTTGGGAGCCAAATGGTAGAGAGATATCTAAGTCGATGTCGCTGCTCGACGGCGGAGGCTGCTGAGTCATAACTTGCTCGAGGAAGCTGGAAGGTTGAAAGGCCTGTTAAAAGTTCTATGTCATGTTGAGCGAGATGCTGCAGTCGGTTGAAATGGCTATATATACAGTTTTAAGGATCGTAAATATACAGTCGAGGACCAAAGACACATCGATGAAATCGATAGCTGATATTCACGCTCTATTTTGCCGTTATTATTTAGATTTCATCAAGTATAGAATGCGAACAACCTCCACCGACGGCGGCTGACATCGACCTGCGCTCCACCAAAACAGCAATCTGATTGGTCGCACATTGCGGTCACTTTTCGGACCTGCTTGACTTCTGTTAGACTGCAAAAATTGGGAAGTATAGTTAATAATGCAATGTTTCTCACTCTCCAATGTCGTATAAAGTTCAATTTCAGCTTTCTTTTTAATCCTGGTCCACGTCAGCTTTGCCAAATCCAATGCATCCCACACCTCTACTGAAGCACCACAATGAAAACCAAGACTTAGAAACAACGAAGACATGAGTATAATCAAAGCGGAAGGTATAGTAGAGTGTATGAATGCAAATGGAAGTGGTTTTAAAGGAATGTATGTTCTGTACGTGCGAGGTGAAATCAAGGAGGATTGTATGCATTCTCGGTTTAACCGATCGTTTATCCAGAGCCACCCTTTGGCAAACGTCAGCGGTACGCAGTAGAAATCAGACAATTCACTTACAGAGTAGACCTTGCCGAACATGAGCTCCTGGGCCTTGTCGTAGAGAGACAAGACACCAGCACCGGCAACACCACGGAGAATGTTGGCACCGGCACCCTTGAAGAGAGACTTGATACCCTCCTTGGCAATGATCTGAGAACCGGCGTCGAACATGGATTTGTAGTGGACGGTACCACCGGAAGTCATCATCATTCGTCGACGGATGGTGTCAAGAGGGTAAGAAGCGAGACCAGCGGAGGTGGTGACAGTCCAACCGAGCAAGAAGGAAGCAAGGAAGTTACCCTCGAGAGGGCCGACAAGAATAACAGGCTTAATGGAGTCGTCTAATTTGCCATTAGACATCGTTGACATGATAATGGGTTAAATGCTTACAAAGACCGAAGTAGAGACCTCGGTAGACGATGATACCAACGACAGAGGGGACGAAGCCTCGGTAAAGACCGGCGATACCGTCAGAAGCGAGGGTCTTCTTGTAGACATCGACCAAACCGTTGAACTGACGAGAGCCACCCTTCTTGGCAGACTTGTTGTCGTTGGCGAGACGGGTACGGGCGTAGTCGAGAGAGTAGacgaagagaagagaagaagcaCCAGCGGCACCACCCTAGATAACCCTTTATTAGCGTTGAATCGCCTTTAATAGAGTAAATACATACGGAAGCGATGTTACCGGCGAACCACTTCCAGTAACCCTCAGACTTCTTGAAGCCGAACATGGACTTGAAGTAGTCCTTGAAGGCGAAGTTAAGAGCCTGGGTAGGGAAGTATCGGATGACGTTGGCGGTGTTACCTCGCCAGAGAGAGGCAAGACCCTCATCCTTATAGGTCCTAGCGAAACAGTCGCCGACACCCTTGTAAGGGGTTGCAAGACGACCCTGCTTGATCCTGATAGAGAGTCAGCGCAAGCCCGTAAACCCTCAAATAATCACAACTACTTACATCTCGTCCTGGTTCTGGACCAAGAGCTTGATACGCTCAATGGGGGCAGCAGCAGTCTTAGAGACAGCGGCAGAGACACCACCCATGAGGAAGTCAGTGAGGAACGCCTTGGCGTCCTTGGGCTTTCGGGCAACTTCAGACATTTTTACTGAGACAAAAAGGTCAGCGACTGGGTCAAAAAGGAGTCTGGCGAAGGATGATATGAAGATCGCTGGAAAGTAAATGGGTCTAGTTTCCGTTTCGAAACCGACAGCGCGACGTCCTGCAAACAAGCCGacatttttttttttccttccgCGTAATCACGGCGTCAAGACACGCGCATCTTTCTTAACCCAGCACTCTCACCCAATACCGCCGACCGTTCACAGGCAAAGGAGAAAGTGAGACTTACTTCGTCAACCTCGTTTCGACCTCGTACAGGGAGAATGAAAAGAGCGGTGAAGtgaaggaaaaagaaaaaaagagaaagagataGGAATAAAAAGGGTGGGAAGGGGAGCGTGGGGCGACTGGTCCAGGGTCCAAGGTGCCAACGGCAAAACGGCGCGGACATATCGGAACACCTCGGACGTGGCACCCGTATTCCTCCGGCGTTTCGCGGTAGAAAAACTCCGAATCGTGGCAAAGCGGACATAGCCGCCAGGTCGTCTTCGTCGGCCTCGGCTGTCGACGCGTCGCGCATTTGGCCCTCGCatctctttcttgattctTAATTCCTGATGATGCTCGTTGTCTCCCGTTCTCTTTGTGCTTTTGCCGCGCCTTACAATCCGATATGGTAAGTCAGAAGGTCAAAGTATGCAGCTAATGCACCAAATAACTTAGTGGTGTCTATTCGCATCTTGATCTGACATCTGATATCTGCACATAAGTATGAGAGTAAAGTACAGCGGATGATTATATAGGAAGCCCTAACTGTGGTATACCGGTACTGGGCAAGCGCCATCCATAAACGCATAAAAGTATTTTTTTGCTGCATATATCCGCTGTATTCTGGTAAGCATTAAACTTCTCGCCCGAAGGTCACAAGCTTCATGTGGAACATACCACTTGCATTATAACCATAGGAATCGCTGGTTGTCTGTTGAGCTTACTACCCAGAACCGCTCTACTAGCTGCGTTAGCCACATCACCTCAATTCTACTTAAAATTGCACTCACAGAATAAACCTTGCCAAACATAAGCTCCTGCGCCTTGTCATACAAAGACAATACACCCGCGCTTGCGACACCTCGCAAGATGTTGGCACCCGCACCCTTGAACAATGATCTCGAGCCCTCCTTGGCGATGATCTGGGACGCAGCGTCGAACATGGACTTGTAATGGACGGTACCACCGGAAGTCATCATCATACGACGACGAATAGTATCAAGAGGGTAAGAAACGAAGCCAGCGGCGGTGGTGACAGTCCAGCcaaggaggaaagaagcGATGAAGTTGCCTTCAAGAGGACCCACGAGAACGACGGGCTTGGCAGAGTCATCTGTAAATT comes from the Cryptococcus gattii WM276 chromosome M, complete sequence genome and includes:
- a CDS encoding Hypothetical Protein (Similar to TIGR gene model, INSD accession AAW46892.1) → MTHPGVTGPLPPARSSFINSYDEFEIEEDFDGEELGKAMDEAERRYRAQSESSMRHVDGRAVLKPSSPPFIVGDIEDIVPDQVEGSPLHSQSIITPLVFANDAEQIQSQELKKDGEAEIYLAPFFQFRKRGFFNVTDLAAPVWCETRLRTLPFLPLAERPDVITTTSGKQIAVDKGIREGGERIMNRGRKVHKRLEREIHPDEVVISTTTREDVWGLRFLNILSAVEALLTIGKCREMPVVGFVNEIMVLGIIDEIVRSPIEPPKLKASKSINPSKSPTDTSRQTSLVNFFTSTKPTQVAGQIPSVDSPLTSLSQQSKPRTHKLYISDSKTRSVLSVPREEDTKAGKVQVMMYKEMLDAILLAPYQSSTPSTDQQPLHDPLSILPSRTSEPFAWKKLFDHLSLSPTEPFSEQFFKESRIVIKGNKLRHGANKALCLQDFVHVWEKYVEDLGLGYSRESKLSGVREKGEEWENLGRTEDKLELVYRWAGGKKRGNRREARKRRKRGSDRESTNEQEDSLNVEPQREETSPNRTHGPLETAEEQRLIQLAIAESLSINPDAAPITPYLTTPILTPSYTLPVLHASPTSVSKRHKNDRAESTAHEDEEHWTSTEDEFYAHAIGNGLGEEHASGERFLSGSVDVVPEKAANTSPITPAFKVLPTRTPSNPESFIFQSPLAPSTPSKGSNNVHTPQLSSPTSQEETRTKAKSEGGLLAGSIIGRTAFSHSPKFLANHLESVLQFWMGERPPKGVEIHEAKRCAYCEFEDGCEWRLMKVEEHRQQIEERRKKV
- a CDS encoding ADP,ATP carrier protein 2, mitochondrial precursor (ADP/ATP translocase 2), putative (Similar to TIGR gene model, INSD accession AAW46785.1~Duplicated and diverged from downstream gene CGB_M1290C); the encoded protein is MSEVARKPKDAKAFLTDFLMGGVSAAVSKTAAAPIERIKLLVQNQDEMIKQGRLATPYKGVGDCFARTYKDEGLASLWRGNTANVIRYFPTQALNFAFKDYFKSMFGFKKSEGYWKWFAGNIASGGAAGASSLLFVYSLDYARTRLANDNKSAKKGGSRQFNGLVDVYKKTLASDGIAGLYRGFVPSVVGIIVYRGLYFGLYDSIKPVILVGPLEGNFLASFLLGWTVTTSAGLASYPLDTIRRRMMMTSGGTVHYKSMFDAGSQIIAKEGIKSLFKGAGANILRGVAGAGVLSLYDKAQELMFGKVYSGGSG